The following coding sequences are from one Geodermatophilus normandii window:
- a CDS encoding NAD(P)H-dependent flavin oxidoreductase — protein METPFTTLVGCSVPVQQAPMGAVSSPDLVVAVAEAGGVGTVSALGLAPEVLLRRLDGVRRRTSGVLAANVVTPDVGEPLVADVAARVRLVDFFWFDPSPRLVDAAHRAGALVNWQVGSVAEARAAVDAGCDVVTVQGIEAGGHVRGSEPLLPLLREVLDAVEVPVLAAGGIADGRSFAEVVAAGAAGARIGTRLLATTESGASPAYKQAVVDAAGDSTVVTDAFAVCPLCATSPRARVLRAAVDRLAELDDDVVATTGPTRVPVPRGSGLPPVTGTEGHLDAMAMYAGAGVGAVTDVRPAAGVVAELVAALDRP, from the coding sequence GTGGAGACGCCGTTCACCACGCTGGTCGGCTGTTCCGTCCCCGTCCAGCAGGCGCCGATGGGCGCGGTGTCCTCGCCGGACCTGGTCGTGGCGGTGGCCGAGGCGGGCGGTGTCGGCACGGTCAGCGCGCTCGGCCTGGCGCCGGAGGTCCTGCTCCGGCGCCTGGACGGGGTGCGCCGGCGCACGTCCGGCGTGCTGGCCGCCAACGTCGTCACCCCCGACGTCGGCGAGCCGCTGGTCGCCGACGTCGCCGCGCGGGTGCGGCTCGTCGACTTCTTCTGGTTCGACCCCTCGCCGCGGCTCGTGGACGCCGCCCACCGGGCCGGTGCGCTGGTCAACTGGCAGGTCGGGTCGGTGGCGGAGGCGCGCGCGGCGGTGGACGCCGGCTGCGACGTCGTCACGGTGCAGGGCATCGAGGCCGGCGGCCACGTCCGGGGCTCCGAGCCGCTCCTCCCCCTGCTGCGCGAGGTGCTCGACGCGGTCGAGGTGCCCGTCCTCGCGGCCGGCGGCATCGCCGACGGGCGCTCGTTCGCCGAGGTCGTGGCGGCCGGCGCGGCCGGTGCCCGGATCGGCACGCGCCTCCTCGCGACGACCGAGTCCGGCGCCTCCCCGGCGTACAAGCAGGCGGTCGTCGACGCCGCCGGCGACAGCACCGTCGTCACCGACGCGTTCGCCGTCTGCCCGCTCTGCGCCACCAGCCCGCGGGCCCGGGTGCTGCGCGCCGCGGTGGACCGGCTCGCGGAGCTGGACGACGACGTCGTCGCCACCACGGGTCCCACCCGGGTCCCGGTGCCGCGCGGGTCCGGCCTCCCACCCGTGACCGGCACCGAGGGGCACCTCGACGCGATGGCGATGTACGCGGGCGCCGGCGTCGGCGCGGTGACCGACGTGCGGCCGGCCGCCGGGGTCGTCGCCGAGCTGGTGGCGGCCCTCGACCGTCCCTGA
- a CDS encoding ABC1 kinase family protein: MPSTDGDGRPTSSRLARTARLAALPAAFAGRTAVGIGKRLGGRPAEAVAAQVQQRTAEQLFATLGQLKGGAMKVGQAMSAMEAALPEQLAGPYREALVRLQDAAPAMPTAMVHQQLETALGRNWRRLLRDFDDRPVAAASVGQVHRATWSNGTPVAVKIQYPGAGDALVADFGMLQTAAPVMQAAMPGLDARQLLAELRARLVEEVDYVLEADTQMAFADAYRDDPDIAVPEVLATEDRVLVTGWIEGTPLSRVIADGSQDDRDRAGRLLVRLFASAPVRARRLHGDPHPGNFRLLPDGRLGVLDFGATEALPDGWPARLGPLLAAGRDGDAAALHRIAASAGILQPGQVTQDALMALLDRYLQPLRSPTYTFGRAWLQEQTRLASDPFSAASRTQRRLTVPPRHLLLQRVAVGMTGVLCSLGATVAVDAEIRRWLPGYDAQVTAPQA; encoded by the coding sequence GTGCCGTCCACTGACGGGGACGGCCGGCCGACGAGCAGCCGCCTCGCCCGCACCGCCCGGCTCGCCGCGCTGCCCGCGGCGTTCGCCGGCCGCACCGCCGTCGGGATCGGCAAGCGCCTCGGCGGCCGGCCCGCCGAGGCGGTCGCCGCCCAGGTGCAGCAGCGCACCGCCGAGCAGCTGTTCGCCACCCTCGGCCAGCTCAAGGGCGGCGCCATGAAGGTCGGCCAGGCGATGTCGGCGATGGAGGCCGCGCTGCCCGAGCAGCTGGCCGGCCCCTACCGCGAGGCGCTCGTCCGGTTGCAGGACGCGGCACCGGCCATGCCGACGGCGATGGTGCACCAGCAGCTCGAGACGGCCCTCGGCAGGAACTGGCGGCGGCTCCTCCGCGACTTCGACGACCGGCCGGTCGCGGCGGCCAGCGTCGGCCAGGTGCACCGCGCCACCTGGTCGAACGGCACCCCGGTGGCCGTGAAGATCCAGTACCCGGGCGCCGGCGACGCGCTCGTCGCCGACTTCGGGATGCTGCAGACGGCGGCCCCGGTGATGCAGGCGGCCATGCCCGGCCTCGACGCGCGGCAGCTGCTCGCGGAGCTGCGCGCGCGGCTGGTCGAGGAGGTCGACTACGTCCTCGAGGCCGACACCCAGATGGCGTTCGCCGACGCCTACCGCGACGACCCCGACATCGCCGTCCCCGAGGTGCTCGCCACTGAGGACCGCGTGCTGGTCACCGGCTGGATCGAGGGGACTCCCCTCTCGCGGGTCATCGCCGACGGCAGCCAGGACGACCGGGACCGCGCCGGGCGGCTGCTCGTGCGGCTGTTCGCCTCCGCGCCCGTGCGCGCCCGCCGGCTGCACGGCGATCCGCACCCGGGCAACTTCCGGCTGCTGCCCGACGGCCGGCTCGGCGTCCTCGACTTCGGCGCCACCGAGGCCCTGCCGGACGGCTGGCCCGCCCGCCTGGGTCCGCTGCTCGCCGCGGGCAGGGACGGCGACGCCGCCGCACTGCACCGGATCGCCGCCTCCGCCGGGATCCTGCAGCCGGGCCAGGTGACCCAGGATGCCCTGATGGCGCTGCTCGACCGCTACCTGCAGCCGCTGCGCAGCCCCACCTACACGTTCGGCCGGGCATGGCTGCAGGAGCAGACGCGGCTCGCCTCCGACCCGTTCAGCGCCGCCTCCCGCACCCAGCGCCGGCTCACCGTCCCGCCGCGCCACCTGCTGCTGCAGCGCGTGGCCGTCGGGATGACCGGCGTCCTCTGCTCGCTGGGCGCCACGGTCGCCGTCGACGCCGAGATCCGCCGGTGGCTGCCCGGCTACGACGCCCAGGTCACCGCCCCGCAGGCCTGA
- a CDS encoding acyl-CoA synthetase — protein sequence MYVTQGLHRHVQQRPDEVATVCAGRTRTHAESVDRIARLAAALQELGIHDGERAAILSLNSDRYSEFLGATLWAGGVVVPVNFRWSVPEIAESLAEVGARVLVVDDALAGCVDGIRSAHDGLTHVVHAGDGPTPDGMLAFEELVGTHEPVEDARRGGDQLAGVFYTGGTTGRSKGVMLSHDNLLTSSMGYLAGVPTPTDRVYLHAAPMFHLADFSAWVTGGIVGGTQVMIPAFDPVAVLTSVQEHGITDVLLVPTMIQLTVDSPQVDDVDLTTLRRVLYGASPMSDALLSRAVKGFPNARFVQAYGMTELAPLATLLTPEDHEDPAHRRSVGRAAPCTEVRVVGPDDAELPRGEVGEIVVRGGNVMLGYWDRPEATAEALRGGWMHTGDAGWMDEQGYVSLTDRLKDMIISGGENVYSVEVESVLAQHPAVATCAVIGVPDETWGERVHAVVVSASGATITLEELRAFCADRLAGYKTPRSMEVVDGLPLSAAGKVLKRELREPHWAGQDRAVH from the coding sequence GTGTACGTCACCCAGGGTCTGCACCGCCACGTCCAGCAGCGCCCCGACGAGGTCGCCACCGTCTGCGCCGGCCGCACCCGCACGCACGCCGAGTCCGTCGACCGCATCGCCCGGCTCGCGGCCGCCCTGCAGGAGCTGGGCATCCACGACGGCGAGCGCGCCGCGATCCTGTCGCTCAACTCCGACCGCTACTCGGAGTTCCTGGGGGCGACGCTGTGGGCCGGCGGCGTCGTCGTCCCGGTCAACTTCCGCTGGAGCGTCCCGGAGATCGCCGAGTCGCTCGCCGAGGTCGGCGCGCGGGTGCTGGTCGTCGACGACGCCCTCGCAGGCTGCGTCGACGGCATCCGGTCGGCACACGACGGCCTGACCCACGTCGTCCACGCCGGAGACGGCCCCACCCCCGACGGGATGCTGGCCTTCGAGGAGCTGGTCGGCACGCACGAACCGGTCGAGGACGCCCGCCGCGGCGGCGACCAGCTCGCCGGCGTCTTCTACACCGGCGGCACCACGGGCCGGTCCAAGGGCGTGATGCTCAGCCACGACAACCTGCTGACGTCGTCCATGGGCTACCTCGCCGGTGTGCCGACGCCGACCGACCGCGTCTACCTGCACGCCGCACCGATGTTCCACCTCGCCGACTTCTCCGCCTGGGTCACCGGGGGCATCGTCGGCGGCACCCAGGTGATGATCCCGGCGTTCGACCCGGTCGCCGTGCTGACCAGCGTCCAGGAGCACGGCATCACCGACGTCCTGCTGGTGCCCACGATGATCCAGCTGACGGTCGACTCCCCGCAGGTGGACGACGTCGACCTGACCACCCTCCGGCGGGTGCTCTACGGCGCCTCCCCCATGTCCGACGCGCTGCTGAGCCGCGCGGTGAAGGGCTTCCCCAACGCCCGCTTCGTCCAGGCCTACGGGATGACCGAGCTGGCCCCCCTCGCGACCCTGCTGACGCCCGAGGACCACGAGGACCCGGCGCACCGGCGCTCGGTCGGCCGCGCCGCGCCGTGCACCGAGGTGCGCGTCGTCGGCCCGGACGACGCCGAGCTCCCGCGCGGGGAGGTCGGTGAGATCGTCGTCCGCGGCGGCAACGTGATGCTCGGCTACTGGGACCGGCCCGAGGCCACCGCCGAGGCGCTTCGCGGCGGCTGGATGCACACCGGCGACGCCGGCTGGATGGACGAGCAGGGCTACGTCTCGCTCACCGACCGCCTCAAGGACATGATCATCTCCGGCGGGGAGAACGTGTACTCGGTCGAGGTGGAGAGCGTCCTGGCACAGCACCCGGCGGTGGCCACCTGCGCGGTCATCGGCGTCCCCGACGAGACCTGGGGCGAGCGCGTGCACGCCGTCGTCGTCTCGGCCTCCGGCGCCACGATCACCCTGGAGGAGCTGCGCGCGTTCTGCGCCGACCGGCTCGCCGGCTACAAGACGCCGAGGTCGATGGAGGTCGTCGACGGGCTGCCCCTGTCCGCGGCCGGCAAGGTGCTCAAGCGCGAGCTGCGCGAGCCCCACTGGGCCGGGCAGGACCGTGCCGTCCACTGA
- a CDS encoding zinc ribbon domain-containing protein, translating to MAVYQYRCAEHGVLEVARPIGTAAGSEPCPDCATPAPRVFTAPRLSLGSARNRALIDRTARTADQPAVVSAPPSRRPPARAPNPALARLPRP from the coding sequence GTGGCCGTCTACCAGTACCGGTGCGCCGAGCACGGCGTGCTGGAGGTCGCCCGCCCCATCGGCACCGCGGCCGGCTCCGAGCCCTGCCCCGACTGCGCCACTCCCGCGCCCCGCGTCTTCACCGCTCCGCGCCTGTCCCTCGGCTCGGCCCGCAACCGGGCGCTGATCGACCGCACCGCGCGCACGGCCGACCAGCCCGCGGTGGTCTCCGCGCCGCCGTCCCGCCGCCCGCCGGCCCGAGCTCCGAACCCGGCGCTCGCCCGCCTGCCCCGTCCCTGA
- the fmdA gene encoding formamidase, whose protein sequence is MPEVVFPLDSSRSFTDQELVGHNRWHPDIPPAVTVRPGDVFRVHCREWFDGAIHNDDSADDVRDAPLSRVHALSGPIAVEGAEPGDLLLVDIVDLGPIPQEDSGPLAGQGWGYTGIFARTNGGGFLTDQFPDAYKAIWDFRGQTATSRHVPGVSYTGISHPGLMGTAPSADLLARWNRREAALIATDPDRNPPLALPPLPDDAILGSLSGEAFDRAAAEAARTAPPRENGGNQDIKNFTRGSRVFYPVFVAGANLSVGDLHFSQGDGEITFCGAIEMGGFIDLHVDLLKGGMQTYGVAENAIFLPGNVEPRYDRWLAFSGTSVTLDDEQHYLDSDLAYQRACLHAIDYLTKFGYSPEQAYLLLGSAPIEGRLSGVVDIPNSCATVYIPTGIFDFDVEPSASGPVRIDPGMGAPRSSA, encoded by the coding sequence GTGCCCGAGGTCGTCTTCCCGCTCGACTCCAGCAGGTCGTTCACCGACCAGGAGCTGGTCGGCCACAACCGCTGGCACCCCGACATCCCGCCGGCGGTCACCGTGCGCCCGGGCGACGTCTTCCGGGTGCACTGCCGCGAGTGGTTCGACGGCGCCATCCACAACGACGACTCGGCCGACGACGTCCGCGATGCGCCGCTGTCCCGGGTGCACGCGCTGTCCGGGCCGATCGCGGTGGAGGGAGCCGAGCCCGGGGACCTGCTGCTCGTCGACATCGTCGACCTGGGCCCGATCCCGCAGGAGGACTCCGGCCCGCTGGCCGGCCAGGGCTGGGGCTACACCGGCATCTTCGCGAGGACGAACGGCGGCGGGTTCCTCACCGACCAGTTCCCCGACGCCTACAAGGCGATCTGGGACTTCCGCGGGCAGACGGCGACGTCGCGGCACGTGCCGGGGGTGTCCTACACCGGGATCAGCCATCCCGGGCTGATGGGCACCGCGCCGTCGGCGGACCTGCTGGCGCGCTGGAACCGGCGGGAGGCCGCGCTGATCGCCACCGACCCGGACCGCAACCCGCCGCTGGCCCTGCCGCCACTGCCGGACGACGCGATCCTGGGCTCCCTGTCCGGCGAGGCGTTCGACCGGGCCGCGGCGGAGGCCGCGCGGACGGCGCCGCCGCGGGAGAACGGCGGCAACCAGGACATCAAGAACTTCACCCGCGGCAGCCGGGTGTTCTACCCGGTGTTCGTGGCGGGGGCGAACCTGTCGGTGGGCGACCTGCACTTCTCCCAGGGCGACGGCGAGATCACCTTCTGCGGCGCCATCGAGATGGGCGGCTTCATCGACCTGCACGTCGACCTGCTCAAGGGCGGCATGCAGACCTACGGGGTGGCGGAGAACGCGATCTTCCTGCCCGGCAACGTCGAGCCCCGCTACGACCGGTGGCTCGCCTTCTCGGGCACCTCGGTGACGCTGGACGACGAGCAGCACTACCTCGACTCCGACCTGGCCTACCAGCGAGCCTGCCTGCACGCGATCGACTACCTGACCAAGTTCGGCTACAGCCCCGAGCAGGCGTACCTCCTGCTCGGCTCGGCGCCGATCGAGGGCCGGCTGTCCGGCGTCGTGGACATCCCCAACTCGTGCGCGACCGTCTACATCCCCACCGGGATCTTCGACTTCGACGTCGAGCCGTCGGCCTCGGGGCCGGTGCGCATCGACCCGGGGATGGGTGCGCCGAGGTCGTCGGCCTGA
- a CDS encoding sensor domain-containing diguanylate cyclase produces the protein MSAAVPTPHLPESALPSPRSAVADPDRLAAIASYRLGGHAGIADLDAVVAYMARTVEAPIAMINLVGPDEQCYPAEQGAGAPYSHVPDELSFCAYVVALRAPLQVADALDHPVFRDNPAVAAGAIRSYLGVPLIDEDGFVLGSLGVFDDEPRAFSRAEEGLLENQVRLVRSVLSLRRQVAAHCWDKGLLAAQGRTLEAVAAGLPLESVLETLTSSTAALAVDPDADQSVRLRQTVDRLTAVATKADGWKQALLRSARQDPLTGLANRSHLLDTGRAALAVGGAVLFVDVDRFKEVNDRGGHAVGDQLLVRLADRLRRHVEKELPGAVVGRLGGDEFVAVLPGVDAAAAEVIGHGLAAVLVDEVEVGRRTVRVSASIGLAIAAPGTTLDEVLSLADRAMYGAKERGRGVLHVLRRTGQPAQVERQASAGGGSRRA, from the coding sequence GTGAGCGCCGCCGTCCCGACGCCCCACCTGCCCGAGTCCGCCCTCCCCAGCCCGCGGTCCGCCGTCGCCGATCCGGACCGCCTGGCCGCGATCGCCAGCTACCGGCTGGGCGGTCACGCGGGCATCGCCGACCTCGACGCCGTCGTCGCGTACATGGCGCGGACGGTGGAGGCGCCGATCGCGATGATCAACCTGGTCGGCCCGGACGAGCAGTGCTACCCGGCCGAGCAGGGCGCGGGCGCGCCGTACTCGCACGTGCCCGACGAGCTGTCGTTCTGCGCGTACGTGGTGGCGCTGCGGGCGCCGCTGCAGGTGGCCGACGCGCTCGACCACCCGGTGTTCCGCGACAACCCGGCCGTGGCGGCCGGCGCGATCCGCTCCTACCTCGGGGTGCCGCTGATCGACGAGGACGGCTTCGTCCTCGGCTCGCTCGGCGTCTTCGACGACGAGCCGCGGGCGTTCTCGCGGGCGGAGGAGGGACTGCTGGAGAACCAGGTGCGACTGGTGCGCAGCGTGCTGTCGCTGCGGCGGCAGGTGGCCGCGCACTGCTGGGACAAGGGGCTGCTGGCGGCGCAGGGCCGGACGCTGGAGGCGGTGGCGGCCGGGCTGCCGCTGGAGTCGGTGCTCGAGACGCTGACCTCGTCGACGGCCGCGCTGGCCGTGGACCCGGACGCGGACCAGTCGGTGCGGCTGCGGCAGACGGTGGACCGGCTGACCGCGGTGGCCACCAAGGCCGACGGGTGGAAGCAGGCGCTGCTGCGGTCGGCCCGGCAGGACCCGCTGACCGGGCTGGCCAACCGCAGCCACCTGCTCGACACCGGCCGCGCGGCGCTGGCCGTCGGGGGAGCGGTGCTGTTCGTGGACGTCGACCGGTTCAAGGAGGTCAACGACCGCGGCGGGCACGCGGTCGGGGACCAGCTGCTCGTCCGGCTCGCCGACCGGCTGCGCCGGCACGTGGAGAAGGAGCTCCCGGGAGCGGTGGTCGGCCGGCTGGGTGGGGACGAGTTCGTGGCGGTGCTGCCCGGGGTGGACGCTGCTGCGGCGGAGGTGATCGGGCACGGGCTGGCTGCTGTGCTAGTGGACGAGGTCGAGGTGGGACGGCGGACCGTGCGGGTCTCGGCCTCCATCGGGCTGGCGATAGCCGCGCCCGGGACGACGCTCGACGAGGTCCTCTCGCTGGCGGACCGGGCGATGTACGGCGCCAAAGAGCGGGGGCGTGGCGTGTTGCATGTGCTCCGGCGCACCGGTCAGCCAGCGCAGGTAGAACGTCAAGCCTCGGCGGGTGGCGGATCACGCAGAGCTTGA
- a CDS encoding ParB/RepB/Spo0J family partition protein → MTDERYEPELPIDEIVIGKGQVRLKIDQMKLDELAASIAVQGLLEPIIVCQLEGESGRYEVIAGQRRYLACRQLGHSYIKAVIRPQVEDITDRKALSLTENLVRTDPDRADTIDACTELYQKYGSVKDVASRTGLPERLVREYVKVARLIPQLQELVKTEGLDIKTALRAQDAAAAGKDRPDATEAVEIARQLGGMSGAQQEALVKRREDNPDLAVDELVESARTGARVVQILVKMSGAGHSALKEYAKSEGTSLDDAARTLIEEGLTSKGFEAEE, encoded by the coding sequence GTGACCGACGAACGTTACGAGCCCGAGCTGCCGATCGACGAGATTGTCATCGGCAAGGGTCAGGTGCGTCTCAAAATTGACCAGATGAAGCTCGATGAATTGGCAGCAAGTATTGCCGTTCAGGGACTACTCGAGCCGATCATTGTTTGTCAGCTTGAGGGTGAATCGGGACGTTACGAGGTGATCGCAGGACAGCGGCGGTACCTCGCCTGCCGGCAGCTCGGACACTCGTACATCAAAGCGGTCATCAGACCTCAAGTCGAGGACATTACCGACCGCAAGGCCTTGTCTTTGACGGAGAATCTCGTTCGTACTGATCCTGATCGCGCTGACACGATTGACGCTTGCACGGAGCTTTACCAGAAGTACGGATCGGTGAAGGATGTCGCCTCTAGGACGGGCTTGCCCGAGAGGCTCGTGAGGGAGTATGTGAAGGTTGCGCGTCTCATCCCTCAGCTGCAAGAGCTTGTTAAGACGGAGGGGCTGGACATCAAGACCGCTCTCCGGGCGCAAGATGCGGCAGCCGCTGGAAAGGATCGCCCCGATGCCACGGAGGCGGTGGAGATTGCGCGTCAGCTAGGTGGAATGAGCGGCGCTCAGCAGGAGGCCCTAGTCAAGCGGCGTGAGGACAACCCCGACTTGGCGGTGGATGAACTGGTTGAATCAGCACGCACGGGGGCCAGGGTTGTGCAGATTCTGGTCAAGATGTCGGGTGCTGGCCACTCGGCGTTGAAGGAGTATGCAAAGTCGGAGGGCACAAGCCTCGATGATGCGGCCAGGACCTTGATTGAAGAGGGGCTGACTTCTAAGGGCTTCGAGGCCGAGGAGTGA
- a CDS encoding DNA phosphorothioation-associated putative methyltransferase yields the protein MEAEFPKVLRHRTAIARAALSMPVRQALQDGVVRPDTSVLDFGSGRGGDVARLRAMGVEARGWDPYFDPDVAATPSNAVLLVYVLNVIEDDAERTETLRRAWTLADQVLVVSTRLSWERRKVTGVPLADGTMTSRRTFQRLFSPGELRALVERTTKAGTAAGAPGVVYAFKSETERLRFLARRTTGVVEWLGGEDETSALAAVIDYFERRGRLPAVEEYPEHLLPLLRHVRQAELRRMVVEGAAAERVELGRARTLLDTLLFLGVSVFSGRPRMNDLPLGVQLDVRACFSSYREACARADRLLLKLRDDSYVRGAMRNSVGKLTPTALYVHRRAVERMPVVLRLYEHCGAVAAGRPEGWDVLKLNHSGRQVAWSSYPTFDSEPHPRLAWSYAVSMSTLDAQFSSYEERENRPLLHRKEEFLAYDDEAAPKYRRLTAQEVRAGLYERPEIIGLERGWQAELARCGVELRGHRLVKSRAD from the coding sequence ATGGAAGCGGAGTTTCCAAAGGTACTTCGGCACCGCACCGCCATCGCGCGGGCAGCCCTGTCCATGCCCGTGCGGCAGGCGCTGCAGGACGGCGTCGTCCGGCCTGACACGTCTGTCCTCGACTTCGGCAGCGGCCGAGGTGGGGACGTCGCACGACTACGCGCCATGGGTGTCGAGGCACGGGGATGGGACCCGTACTTCGACCCCGATGTGGCAGCGACGCCAAGCAACGCTGTCCTCTTGGTGTACGTCCTCAATGTCATCGAGGACGACGCAGAGCGGACGGAGACACTCCGGCGCGCGTGGACGCTGGCTGACCAGGTGCTCGTCGTCAGCACGAGGCTGTCGTGGGAGAGGCGCAAGGTCACTGGGGTCCCTCTGGCAGATGGGACCATGACCAGCCGGCGCACATTCCAACGACTCTTCAGCCCAGGAGAGCTCCGCGCGCTGGTGGAGCGCACCACCAAGGCGGGCACCGCTGCCGGTGCGCCCGGGGTGGTCTATGCGTTCAAGAGCGAGACAGAGCGCCTGCGCTTCTTGGCCCGCCGCACTACGGGGGTCGTCGAATGGCTGGGCGGCGAGGACGAGACCTCCGCTCTGGCCGCCGTCATCGACTACTTCGAACGCCGAGGGCGGTTGCCAGCCGTAGAGGAGTATCCAGAGCACCTGCTGCCCTTGTTGCGGCACGTGCGGCAGGCCGAGCTTCGGCGCATGGTCGTCGAGGGGGCTGCAGCTGAACGGGTGGAGCTTGGCCGTGCGAGGACGCTCCTCGACACGTTGCTCTTCCTCGGGGTTTCCGTCTTCTCGGGAAGGCCGAGGATGAACGACTTACCGCTTGGGGTTCAGCTCGACGTGCGCGCCTGTTTCAGCAGTTACAGGGAAGCCTGTGCCAGAGCTGACCGGCTGCTGCTGAAGTTGCGGGATGACAGCTACGTGCGGGGCGCCATGCGGAACAGCGTGGGGAAGCTGACTCCCACGGCTCTGTACGTCCATCGGCGGGCGGTCGAGCGGATGCCCGTGGTCCTGCGCCTGTACGAGCACTGTGGGGCAGTCGCGGCCGGCCGGCCGGAGGGCTGGGACGTCCTCAAGCTCAACCACAGCGGACGGCAGGTGGCTTGGTCGTCCTACCCGACGTTCGACTCGGAGCCGCATCCGCGCTTGGCGTGGTCGTACGCGGTGTCCATGTCCACCCTTGACGCCCAGTTCTCCTCCTACGAGGAGCGAGAGAATCGCCCCCTGCTGCACCGGAAGGAGGAGTTCTTGGCGTATGACGATGAGGCGGCGCCCAAGTACCGCCGGCTGACCGCCCAGGAGGTCAGGGCGGGTCTCTACGAGCGCCCCGAGATCATCGGGTTGGAGCGGGGCTGGCAAGCGGAGCTGGCCCGGTGCGGCGTCGAGTTGCGGGGGCACCGCCTCGTCAAGTCGCGTGCTGACTAG
- the dndA gene encoding cysteine desulfurase DndA, with protein sequence MPAYWDVSATTPVDPRVAETVLRLMTEEFGNAGSRTHEYGAAALSEVSTARRRVAECVGAAPEEVVFTSGATEADNLALLGLRAHGESTGRRHVVTTAIEHKAILEPAAHLAKAGFEVEFIPPQKNGIVDAPRLLAAVRDDTLLVSVMHANNETGAVQPIAEISRGLAQREAYLHVDAAQTFGKLDDELADSRIDLISLSAHKVFGPKGVGALVTRRRGWRRPPLEPLAYGGGQERGLRPGTLPVPLVAGFGLAAQLAHDEREQRRQSSETMRAAVLEALEPTEPQLNGDPERTLPHILNVSFPGADGEAVMLAWRDLVAVSNGSACTSASYQPSHVLTAMNLPESRVRGAVRLSWAHDAEPVDWAEAARRVNGLRGS encoded by the coding sequence ATGCCGGCCTACTGGGACGTGAGCGCGACCACCCCCGTCGACCCCCGCGTGGCCGAGACCGTGCTGCGGTTGATGACCGAGGAGTTCGGCAACGCGGGCAGTCGCACCCACGAGTACGGTGCGGCCGCTCTCTCGGAGGTGTCGACGGCGCGACGCCGGGTCGCGGAGTGCGTCGGCGCAGCACCGGAGGAGGTCGTCTTCACCTCGGGCGCGACAGAGGCCGACAACCTGGCGCTTCTGGGTCTGCGTGCTCATGGCGAGTCCACCGGTCGACGACACGTGGTGACCACGGCCATCGAGCACAAGGCCATCCTCGAGCCCGCTGCTCACCTGGCGAAGGCCGGGTTCGAGGTCGAGTTCATCCCCCCTCAGAAGAACGGCATCGTCGATGCCCCGCGCCTCCTGGCGGCCGTCCGCGACGACACGTTGCTGGTGTCCGTCATGCACGCGAACAACGAGACAGGGGCAGTGCAGCCAATCGCGGAGATCAGCCGCGGGTTGGCTCAACGAGAGGCATACCTGCACGTCGACGCAGCTCAAACCTTCGGCAAGCTGGACGACGAGCTGGCCGACTCCCGCATCGACTTGATCTCGCTCAGCGCACACAAGGTGTTCGGCCCGAAGGGGGTCGGTGCCCTGGTGACGCGTCGCCGCGGCTGGCGGCGGCCCCCACTGGAGCCACTGGCGTACGGCGGCGGCCAGGAGCGGGGGTTGCGTCCGGGGACGCTGCCAGTTCCTCTCGTCGCCGGCTTTGGACTCGCAGCGCAGCTCGCCCATGACGAACGGGAGCAGCGGCGCCAGTCCAGCGAGACGATGCGTGCTGCAGTCCTCGAAGCGCTCGAGCCGACGGAGCCCCAGCTGAACGGGGACCCGGAGCGAACGCTCCCCCACATCCTCAACGTCTCATTCCCCGGCGCCGACGGTGAAGCCGTGATGCTCGCGTGGCGGGACCTCGTCGCGGTGTCGAACGGCAGCGCGTGCACCTCGGCCAGCTACCAGCCGAGCCATGTTCTGACTGCGATGAACCTCCCGGAGTCACGCGTGCGCGGCGCGGTTCGGCTTTCCTGGGCACATGACGCCGAGCCGGTGGACTGGGCGGAGGCCGCGCGCCGGGTCAACGGCCTCCGCGGCTCCTAG